The nucleotide window CAGAATCTCAGGTGTACTAAGCAATTCCCCATATATATTAGTACTGGACTGTGACATGTTCTGCAATTATTCAACCTCGGCTAGGCTAGCCATGTGTTTCCACCTTGATCCCAACATTTCTTCCTCGCTTGCATTCGTTCAGTTTCCTCAAATGTTTCGCAATGTCAATCTTAGTAATCGTATTTATGATTATAAAATTAGACCTGTGTTCAAGGTacgaaaattataaataaattgaaattaatttagATTTGTATGAATTaatttcatttataaattacTTCACATAATTGAATAAATAGAGTAAATATATATATCAGGTTTTTAAGATTATTAGTTTAAGTTATTTAAAGTGTCAGATTAGTCAAAGTACAATTAAGATGGAAAGATAATTCTTTGTTGGATATATTTCAGCTGCAATGGCATGGCATGGATGGGGTGAATGGTCCGATCTTATCCGGTACCAACTTTTACATCAAGAGAGACTCATTATTTGATAGCCATATTCACCATGAAGGTATTGATTTAACACACAATACCAATTGAACTTAGAGATAATTAATGAATCCCATCGAATTTTGTCTTCACCTCTTTGCTTTCTTTTCAGTTAGAATATATAATAATGCATCTTTCTGAAGAGTATGTTTTTCGCGGGGCTTAAAAACTCTTTTGGCCTAGATTATTACCAGCCTGGAAGCTTGAGAACGGTTGCAGATGACTACTCTTCATTGGTAGAAGATACCAAAGTTTTAGCCTCTTGCAAGTATGAAGATGACTCAAAATGGGGTGACAAAGTAAGTGCATAAAAATGAATCTATTGCTATTTGTTGAATTGAATCGTATCTGTAATACCATTGTCTTTCTTGGGTTGGTATCAGGTTGGTTTCATGTATAACACTGTGGTAGAAGATTACTTGACAGGGCTTAAATTACACTGCAGAGGCTGGAAATCAGTGTACCTTAGCCCTGCAAAGCCATGTTTTTTGGGCACTTCGCCTACAAATTTAAATGACCTATTGATTCAGAATACAAGATGGAGCTCTGGACTTGTTGGAATTGGCATCTCAAAATTCTGCCCTCTCATATATGGGCCATCAAGAATGTCTTTTCTTCAAAGCGTGTGCTATGCAGAATTTGCATTTTTTCCACTTTTTTACTGCTTGACTTTATGCTGTTTTGCAACCATCCCTCAACTGTGTCTACTTGGTGGCATCTCTTTGTACCCCGAGGTACCAATTTCACTGAAACTCTCAATTCTCTACTTTATATATCTTGATGTTTTACATCCGTTGGATAGAAATATTTGATAGAGATAGATAAGGGCTTAGCCTCGCTTTTTAATTAGTGTCAGAGACGACTCTACATACTTAATTATatcattttcattgttttaaaatttaattacatctgTTCCTTTTCTGCTACAGGTTTCAAATTCGTTCTTTCTCATATTCTCATTCATTTTTATATCTGACGTTGTTAAACATCTATGCGAATGCTTCTTCACCGGAGGGTCAATCCAGACAATGATAAATGAACGAACGATATGGATGATAATGTCAGTTACATGCTACTTATATGGAAGCTTAGATGCTATTATGAAGATTCTTGGCTTGAGGGAAGATAGTTTCTTGCCAACCAATAAAGTGGAGGACGATGATCAAGTTAAGCTATACCAAATGGGAAAATTTAATTTCCAAACTTCAACAAGGTTACTTGCTCCATTGGTTACCATAATAATCTTGAACATGGCATCATTTTTTGTGGGCACTATAAGAATGATCGTTGCTGGTGGTTTTTATGAGTTATTTGGGCAAGTTTTCCTCTCATTTTATATCTTGGCCATGAATTACTCTATAATTGAAGGGATGATGATAAGGAAGGATAAGGGTCGTGTTCCACCATCTGTGACTCTACTATCTGCTATTTTCTCTGTGATTTTGTTGGCTTTGGGATCTATCATTCTCATGTATTAACTATTATGCTATTAAGCTTTGGttcttttactatttattttTGGAAAAATAAGCTCTGGGATGTTAATTTAAAGTTTTCAATTGAATGAATAAATATGAAGTGTgtgacttatatatatatatatatatagtgggtGCATATCTGAACACATTGAAATATCAAATTTCCCCTACCGTATATAATCATGCAgaatttttcctttaattataatattattcttACATTGTTGAAGAGAAGTTTTATTATGATAATATCTTTTTATACTTATtccatatttatatattaatttttttaatatatgtgTATTTATTTACttgtttatattattttttcaCAATAAATAGGCGCGGAGCTCTATGGGATTAGAGGAGGCCATGGCCCCTCAATCCCTCCCCTCCACCACTTAcggtttttaattatattttttaaattatatttttaatgtaaatatttatataatatataaacctattttttaataattaactataaatttcattaataaatataaattatatttaaatattatttattatttatattaatttaattaataaatattttttattcatcgataatttttaaattaaagtacaatatttaattttattttaaaatatattttattaactctttttagaaaataaaatatattgaattaataatttggtcaatttattattattttttaagtgtaat belongs to Hevea brasiliensis isolate MT/VB/25A 57/8 chromosome 4, ASM3005281v1, whole genome shotgun sequence and includes:
- the LOC110633229 gene encoding cellulose synthase A catalytic subunit 8 [UDP-forming] isoform X1 yields the protein MNSRILRKTGNMDYSFPLHTCDYNVHKLYNIINRSHALIHCIAIAFLVYYRASFLFQNLEIRATPIVPWLLVFTSELLLSFMWLLGLGSRWRPVCRTVFPERLPEDSKLPGIDVFICTADPDKEPTVEVMNTVLSAMALDYPVEKLHVYLSDDAGAAITLHGMREAWKFARRWLPFCRRYGIKTRCPNAYFSGGEGEYNHHRSTQFIVDKEKIQEEYEKFKECIMRTSENGWHGERSSWNRLNHSPIIEVMGDTLQEDNVKLPLLVYVSREKMPFYPHHFKAGALNVLLRISGVLSNSPYILVLDCDMFCNYSTSARLAMCFHLDPNISSSLAFVQFPQMFRNVNLSNRIYDYKIRPVFKLQWHGMDGVNGPILSGTNFYIKRDSLFDSHIHHEDYYQPGSLRTVADDYSSLVEDTKVLASCKYEDDSKWGDKVGFMYNTVVEDYLTGLKLHCRGWKSVYLSPAKPCFLGTSPTNLNDLLIQNTRWSSGLVGIGISKFCPLIYGPSRMSFLQSVCYAEFAFFPLFYCLTLCCFATIPQLCLLGGISLYPEVSNSFFLIFSFIFISDVVKHLCECFFTGGSIQTMINERTIWMIMSVTCYLYGSLDAIMKILGLREDSFLPTNKVEDDDQVKLYQMGKFNFQTSTRLLAPLVTIIILNMASFFVGTIRMIVAGGFYELFGQVFLSFYILAMNYSIIEGMMIRKDKGRVPPSVTLLSAIFSVILLALGSIILMY
- the LOC110633229 gene encoding cellulose synthase-like protein E1 isoform X2 produces the protein MNSRILRKTGNMDYSFPLHTCDYNVHKLYNIINRSHALIHCIAIAFLVYYRASFLFQNLEIRATPIVPWLLVFTSELLLSFMWLLGLGSRWRPVCRTVFPERLPEDSKLPGIDVFICTADPDKEPTVEVMNTVLSAMALDYPVEKLHVYLSDDAGAAITLHGMREAWKFARRWLPFCRRYGIKTRCPNAYFSGGEGEYNHHRSTQFIVDKEKIQEEYEKFKECIMRTSENGWHGERSSWNRLNHSPIIEVMGDTLQEDNVKLPLLVYVSREKMPFYPHHFKAGALNVLLQWHGMDGVNGPILSGTNFYIKRDSLFDSHIHHEDYYQPGSLRTVADDYSSLVEDTKVLASCKYEDDSKWGDKVGFMYNTVVEDYLTGLKLHCRGWKSVYLSPAKPCFLGTSPTNLNDLLIQNTRWSSGLVGIGISKFCPLIYGPSRMSFLQSVCYAEFAFFPLFYCLTLCCFATIPQLCLLGGISLYPEVSNSFFLIFSFIFISDVVKHLCECFFTGGSIQTMINERTIWMIMSVTCYLYGSLDAIMKILGLREDSFLPTNKVEDDDQVKLYQMGKFNFQTSTRLLAPLVTIIILNMASFFVGTIRMIVAGGFYELFGQVFLSFYILAMNYSIIEGMMIRKDKGRVPPSVTLLSAIFSVILLALGSIILMY